TTAAAGAACAGATTGTCGATTACCTCCCGGATGAATCGTTCGCAGCCGACGCTATCGATTTGATAACGCCGCTGCCCGGCGGCAAATGGGTGTCGGTGCGCACGTTTCCTTTTGCAGGTTAGGCAGAATCAATCGAGCACAAAAAAAGAAGCGACCGGGTTGGGTCGCTTCCAGGAACATATCGTGTCGAGCCGTTACTTCTCGGCCGGCTTTTCTTCCTTGACCGGATGAACGAGCTTCACACGCTCGGCAAACTTGAATTCCTTGAAGTTGGTGTTGCCTTCTTTGGTGTGACAGCGGACGCAGACCTTTTCATCTGGTACTATCAGACCGGCATCCACGGCCATCTTCATCTGAGCTTCAGGATCGGCCTTCCACTTTTTCTTGCTCATGATCTTGGCCGACTTATAGTCTTTGCCGGGACCATGACAGGCTTCGCACTCGATGCCCTCGATCAATGTGCCGTCGGCCAACGTGCCGGTGGAATGGCACTTTATACATTCCGGTTTCTTCTGCTCTTCGGCTGACAGCTTGTCAAAAGCTCCGGCGTGAGCGGTTTCCGCCCAGGACGTGTGTTTGTCCTTATGGCAGGCCTTACTGGAGCATTTCTTGGCGCCCACGTATGCGTGGTCGGCCTTCTTAGCCGCTTCCTCGGAGTAAACAGCACCTGCAAACAGGAAGGCCATCACGGCAAGGGCGGTAAGGATGATGAAAAATCGACGCATAGCAAAAAACCTCTCTGATTGGTTTATGTGTCTCATTCTATTATACAAATCTACTTCCAAAAACGTCCTTCAAAAGTGTAGCCAATTTATTTACTGGAGTTGTTCAGGTCAAGCGTTTAGAGCCTGCTGTCGCAAAAAAAGCGGCCGCGTTCAGAAATCGCTTGCCTGTACTCTGAAAATTAGGTAGACTTCCCGCGAGGTAGTATGAAAATTCTGATTGTGACTCAACATTTTCCGCCTGAAAAAGGGGCGGTCCGGCGTCTATATGAGTTTGCCCGGTACTTCGTCGAAAATGGACACGATGTATCGGTGATGACGGCAACGCCCAACTATCCGGACGGGATCGTGCCGCCGGCCTACCGAGGCAAGTTCTTCTGCGCCGAAGAGATGGACGGAATCAAAGTCTACCGAAGCTGGGTCTTGCCTGCCTCAAACTCTCAGCCAACCAAGAGAATGGTCGGATTCATCACCTTTTTGGTAACCACTCTGATTAACGCCTTTAGAGTCAAGACAAAATTCGACCTGATTCTGGCCTCCACTCCGCCAGTGACGACACCGGTGATCGGCTGGTTGCTGAGTAAGATCAGACGGTGTAATTTTGTCATCGAAGTACGCGACTTGCAGCCGGAATCCGGCGAGGAGTTCGGAAATCTCAACCAGTCATTGTTCACCCGGATAGTCCGCCGGATTATCCACGCCCTGTACCGCCGGGCTGATCGGATCGTCTCGGTCACCGATGGTATCTCAAGCTACATGGAGATGATCGGCATCCCGCGGGCCCGCATGGCCACCATCAAATCGGGGGTCGGGCGCGAGTTTATCCACTCGGACTCCAATGGTATCCGCAGGAAATTCGGTTGGGATGAGAAATTCCTGATCCTCTATTCCGGTACCCTCGGCTGGGTGCGTCCACTCGAAACCGTGATCGAAGCTGCCCGTCAGTTGGTCGACCAACCGGATATTCACTTTGCGTTTCTCGGCGATGGCCAGAGAAAGAACGCCCTGGTCGACATGGTGCGTGATTACGGCCTCAAGAACGTAAGCGTTATCGGCACTCAGCCGCTTGAGGATATCCCATACTTTCTGAAGTCGGCCGATGTTCTGCTTGAATGTCTCAAGGAAGTTCGCGTGGCCAAGATGGCCTTTCCGTCCAAAATGTTTGAGTACATGGCCTCTGGTCGACCAATCGTGTTTGGTTCGCGGCAGGGTGAGGCGATTGACGAACTCAAAATCGCCGGCGGCGCTCTCACCTATCCATCGGACTCTCCCGAGGAATTGAGTAAGTTGATACTGAACTTGCGCGAGAATCGGGAAGATCGCGAAAAGCTTGGACAGCGGTATCGTGAGCATATTATCGCTCATCATCAGCGGGAAGCCTGGGGTCGACAGTACCTCACTTTCCTGAAAGATGTCTGAGCCGGTTCGGACTTCATCCACTTTTCAATTAACAGAAATCTGACTCAATGAGACAATGTCATGCCGAGCGAAGTCGAGGTATGAGTACCTGGGCCGGAGTTTGCACCGTGGTATGAGAATCGAATTAAGTTGTCTTTGAAGGAGCCCCGCAAGCCCCGAAAGTTTCAGTTGTTATACAGTCTGGTGCTACTGGGGACAAGACGGTGGCGCATCCCCGCCGGTGAACATCCAGTCTATCAGATAAATAAGATCGTTAACATCAATATCGGATGCGGCATCACCATCAACGCTCCCCTGTTCCCAGCACGGGGGTGGCGGTCCACCTGTGAACATGAAATCCACCAGGTACACAAGATCAGAGATGTCTATTGGAATACGGTCAATGATATTGTCAACGTTACCTCTGTTAAGACAACAAGAGCAGCTCTTGGGTGGTGGCTGCAATGAGTCACCGTGCTCGTAGAAAAGGTTGTACATTTCCTGACAATAGCCAAGGTCCGGAGATTGAAACCAGGTCTGGTGGAACTCATGGATATTGTCAGGCCGGTTGGGACCATAATAGCGATTTAGTAGAGCGTCGAGTATATCGTCGCTGCCCTCCTGAATGTAATCGTCTATTCCGTCATAGTGTGGCCCCAGGTTGAGGGTGCCCCAATCGGCCCGGTCGCTGTAGCCATCATCCGGGTTGTCGAAGATGTCCCACAAGATGCCGGCCACAGCCCCTTCGCACTTCGGACCCATGGCGTTGAAAGAACCATCCGCCGTTGTATGGCCGTACTCACCGTTCTCGAAGTTGAGCCAAAGTGAGTCCGTAAAGTCATCCCAGTAATACGTACGAATAGGCGTGCTATCAACAAACGCCGACCACCAGTGCGCAAAACCTTCCATGGCTGCGAATTGCAGATTATAAGCAACCCATGGGAGGTGCGAGGAAGGGCTATTCGTGGTATCATCGCAAAAACTGTAGGTAGAAGAAATGCGGTGACCGAATTCATGCAGCATGGTTGATCTGTTCCAGGTATCCGGCCACCCGTTATTATTGTCCACAGAGTCGTTGATGAAAATCAAGTCGTTGTAGCTATCGTAACCCGATG
The sequence above is a segment of the Candidatus Zixiibacteriota bacterium genome. Coding sequences within it:
- a CDS encoding glycosyltransferase family 4 protein yields the protein MKILIVTQHFPPEKGAVRRLYEFARYFVENGHDVSVMTATPNYPDGIVPPAYRGKFFCAEEMDGIKVYRSWVLPASNSQPTKRMVGFITFLVTTLINAFRVKTKFDLILASTPPVTTPVIGWLLSKIRRCNFVIEVRDLQPESGEEFGNLNQSLFTRIVRRIIHALYRRADRIVSVTDGISSYMEMIGIPRARMATIKSGVGREFIHSDSNGIRRKFGWDEKFLILYSGTLGWVRPLETVIEAARQLVDQPDIHFAFLGDGQRKNALVDMVRDYGLKNVSVIGTQPLEDIPYFLKSADVLLECLKEVRVAKMAFPSKMFEYMASGRPIVFGSRQGEAIDELKIAGGALTYPSDSPEELSKLILNLRENREDREKLGQRYREHIIAHHQREAWGRQYLTFLKDV
- a CDS encoding transthyretin-like family protein, which gives rise to MAGLGSYHPSWDGPHCFIVEPPPVFSIQGYSWYQDPTPNSYPGLDSTEEPMRFVKIEMFDLDSNGSQSLGSMYTDEDGWFEFNDISNVDSNGTGGQDVFFEVTAQNTRVVVLKDVYSNKHIWATPVAYDLADGFYDTLMIASVDESKPFFVADAILDGHSAWESQWPPNQYFVPYGQVFLMADSMSSGYDSYNDLIFINDSVDNNNGWPDTWNRSTMLHEFGHRISSTYSFCDDTTNSPSSHLPWVAYNLQFAAMEGFAHWWSAFVDSTPIRTYYWDDFTDSLWLNFENGEYGHTTADGSFNAMGPKCEGAVAGILWDIFDNPDDGYSDRADWGTLNLGPHYDGIDDYIQEGSDDILDALLNRYYGPNRPDNIHEFHQTWFQSPDLGYCQEMYNLFYEHGDSLQPPPKSCSCCLNRGNVDNIIDRIPIDISDLVYLVDFMFTGGPPPPCWEQGSVDGDAASDIDVNDLIYLIDWMFTGGDAPPSCPQ
- a CDS encoding cytochrome c family protein; this translates as MRRFFIILTALAVMAFLFAGAVYSEEAAKKADHAYVGAKKCSSKACHKDKHTSWAETAHAGAFDKLSAEEQKKPECIKCHSTGTLADGTLIEGIECEACHGPGKDYKSAKIMSKKKWKADPEAQMKMAVDAGLIVPDEKVCVRCHTKEGNTNFKEFKFAERVKLVHPVKEEKPAEK